Proteins from a single region of Rhipicephalus sanguineus isolate Rsan-2018 chromosome 5, BIME_Rsan_1.4, whole genome shotgun sequence:
- the LOC119395023 gene encoding uncharacterized protein LOC119395023: MSHVWMVTCKSALAKAKLVALSEVMVKNRRCIVIDPEPAEVKMKLLWLPERLEDIYIREALQPFGKVTSVSRESWRVADMEDMKTLNRDVVLSLADGVTVAEIPHVLTVCGVQSLLLIPGRPPLCLRCNRVGHIRRHCRTPRCENCRRFGHSADECVVSYADKLRHRTRPQEDAVKEHIMDATEVIDAKGDLPTVNAMDISTMNTSVPADASTTSVTLSESTSVSERCEATACRSEKQPLCADEASLNVKSANNKDITADAVVATSSAPDQRHSQGNAPVPALEVSTKMDTAVPKRRASYASVSSEENDISVPKQSRGRRLSQHKEKHRRSRSRRPGGSAREGSPSPSTPDSLE; encoded by the coding sequence ATGTCGCATGTCTGGATGGTTACCTGCAAGTCGGCGTTAGCAAAGGCCAAACTCGTTGCACTCAGTGAAGTGATGGTTAAAAACCGCCGCTGCATCGTCATAGACCCGGAGCCGGCAGAGGTCAAGATGAAGCTCTTGTGGCTTCCAGAACGATTGGAGGACATCTATATACGTGAAGCACTTCAACCTTTCGGAAAAGTGACTTCAGTAAGCAGAGAAAGTTGGCGTGTAGCGGACATGGAGGACATGAAGACCCTTAACCGTGACGTTGTGCTCTCGTTAGCCGATGGAGTCACTGTTGCGGAAATTCCACATGTGCTTACTGTCTGCGGCGTACAGAGTCTTCTATTGATTCCTGGGAGGCCACCTCTGTGCCTCCGTTGCAACAGAGTTGGTCACATACGTCGGCATTGCCGGACGCCTCGTTGTGAAAACTGTCGCCGTTTTGGACATTCTGCGGATGAGTGTGTGGTGTCTTATGCCGATAAGCTAAGGCACCGAACCCGGCCTCAAGAGGATGCCGTTAAAGAGCACATAATGGATGCTACGGAGGTCATTGATGCGAAAGGTGACCTTCCAACAGTTAACGCTATGGACATAAGCACAATGAATACGTCGGTACCAGCAGACGCGTCAACAACCAGTGTTACGTTATCCGAGAGCACCTCCGTGTCCGAGAGATGCGAGGCAACTGCGTGTCGGagtgagaagcagccactatgtgctGATGAGGCGTCTCTGAACGTCAAGTCAGCCAACAACAAGGACATCACGGCAGATGCTGTCGTCGCTACGAGCAGTGCTCCTGACCAGCGACATAGCCAAGGTAATGCTCCCGTACCTGCTCTTGAGGTGTCCACTAAAATGGACACAGCAGTTCCCAAACGCCGCGCCTCCTACGCATCTGTGTCCTCTGAGGAAAATGACATCAGCGTGCCAAAGCAATCACGTGGAAGGCGACTGTCTCAACACAAAGAAAAGCATCGACGATCAAGGTCCAGACGGCCTGGTGGCAGTGCAAGGGAGGGTTCTCCCTCACCCTCCACGCCTGACAGCTTGGAATAG